TATGTTTTGGCTTCGCTTCAGGAGAGCAGTCACATCATCCATCTTAAAGTCTATAGTTAAAATGCAGCATTAGATTTAATGTAGCAGGAAACAAAGTTACCTTACAAGTTGAATTTATTTGTGGAACTATGGTACAACTTACCTTTATTGCTTCATCCCCACCAGTGATGTCACTGTGCCCTGACCAAAGGAACAGTGTTAAGGCATTCTGCACTGTCAGGACAGAGCCACCTTTAAGAACActgaggttaaggttagggtcaGTATAGAGCTGCCATTACATGTGTATTGTGACATTGTTAGATGAGTCTTATTAAATTCAGTAAAAGTTTTCGGGTTGAATGTGTTAAAACAGGGTTAAATACATAACATAAAGCTATGGAGTACTTGTAGTAAAATAAATTTCAACTAGCTCCTGTTTAGGATTTTTAATTACTTCTTTGagtcggctgtggctgaggggcagagcggttgtcctccaaacctgaaggtcggcaggtcgatccccagtcttccccatctgcatgccgaagtgtcctagggcaagatgctgaactccaattgcgctatataaatacaaaaccatacaaaaccatttactttCTGAGCTCAGCTTAAATCCTCCCATGCGAAGATTCTGATGCTGGACCTGTAGCTGATTCTTTCTGCAGCACCTCCAGCCATCAATGTTTCTCTCAGTGAAATCAATGCTGCTTCATTTATCATCAAGCTcacaatgataataatagcaTGCTAATCACATAATAACCATTAACTCAGCAGTGAGCAAGTTCcgtcttttcattttctcttttggtGGACCTGAAATTACTTTGAATCAAATGACATGATGACTTCAAAGTTCACAAAGGTCCTCGTCATCATTAAGCAAACTACTACTGAGAACTACACAACAGTTTGTTGCTCAGACTATGATATATGATGGGTTTACTAGAGCTGCAAATAAAATTAAGTATGTTTCTCTACAAGAGGCAGCAGTGTCGTATGGGTACTTATTTAACTGCCAGCTTGGCTAAGACAGGACAGTGTAAGAAATACTGACCCATTACCTTGCAGCCTGCCCTCGGATATTTACAAGAAAAACACTGAGGCCCTTTTCCCAAGAAGTTATATCTGAAATCATGTTGAGGGGGTCAGAGAAAATGTATCTTTTCTTGCCCTCCTACTTATTTGATTTCCACTTTGTTTTATGTGTAAGGGTTCTGAACTTTTGGCTGTCGGAGAGTTCGATGGCCATTTGAAAGGAGATAATGGTCTTTATTTGCCAGTGCAATTGCGAGTGGGCAGTGACAGccgggagagggtggtgtgggTTTCAGTGTGGACATTGTGAATGTCATGCAAAGTGCACTGTGTTATTTATACTTTCATATCAACTTGGATCTTCCCAACTGCTACAAACCAACCTCCACGGAACCTTTGCCTGTAAAGGTTGTATTTAAAAGTAGcttgatgacattttatttcagtttatgtGTGAAACTGTGCATGTTTTAGCCTTTTTGAAGTATTCTATTAAACAATGTAGCCCACAAGTATTTTCTTAGGCCTTGAAATGACAAATGTTTTAACATGGCAGGCTATCTTTCGAACTGGAAGATCAAAACATtaccaaaaaaaaatgaataatgaatgaaataacaGATAACTTAATTGTTTTGCTTACGCCTATAGCTATTGCATTACTGTATTGTATAGCACAGATGGTGACAAAGAATAGTAATGATGACAATATGTCATATGTTGGTGAAAGTATCTGAagcttattatttttatttcatatttatgtcTGTTCTGTGGAAAAGGGCTTCTGCCTTCATTCGTCCTCCCTGGTGCTGCAGGAAGCGGTCTCACATGTCTTGTAGGTTCTCAAGCTAAGGTCATGCACTCAACTGCAAAAAATAAGGAAGCACAGACGAGCATATGCAAAAAACgaaagaaaaatgaatgatGTTTTTCCATCATTCATATAggagatattttattttaccttGGCCCCAGTGGAGAGGGCAAAGACACCACAATCTGTCTGATACCCACCATCTGTCACCCAGTGCATCTGTGGACGTGAACTCTCAGGAAGTGCGAATCCATCAACCTGTCAATctgcatttattcattttattcaatgatttatttaaatgaatgagTTTAGATGCCTAAACATACTCTGATGTATTATGACATGGATCTGCTGCGGCAGATTGAAATCAATTCCCAACACAGGAAGCCAAATGAAGAGGTGTATTGAGTTAAAAGTGTTAAACAGCATAGCTTGTCAATATTAACAGTCATTAGTTTTCATGAGAAGGTGGAAAGGAGCTTTCTATTTTTTACCgatgacaaaatgaaaaacaatcaaCTGTCTGATTCAGCTTGACAATAGAACCATGGGTGAAGTTTAGTGCCACTGGCACAGGCCATTGGCCGCCATGACAATCTTTCATATTTAAACACTTTCCTGTCTGTGTACAGTGCCCGGAGGTGCACTCCTGTTCAGCACTCTACTCAGATGTGTACTTGACTGCAAGTTTAAGTGGTGGATTGTTCGGCAAATGGAAAATTTAAAATGATAGACTATGCCTTCAAGAATCGGTCTTAACAAAAAGTCTTTACTATGAGCAAATAATGAAATGTAAGAGAATGTATAATTAATAGTAGTGTCTCTCCAAACCTGATAGTCCACAGGAGACAGTTTCATTGTTAAAGAATGTCTGTCAGGGCTGCTGCCAGATAGCTTCTGGCTTCTTAACAGCTTCCTCATCAGCTTCTGAGTCCAAGTCCCAACCAGAAATCTGAAACATCTGACATGCTAAATAAAGTCAGTGGATAACAATCATACAACCATCCCCTATAAGCCAGTGCAtgttgtttaatattattattcctTCAGTGCTATCAGAATTTGAATCCTTGCTTGTTCTGTATTCTACAAGTACTTAATTCAGGCAATGCTAATTGGTTCATATTGTAGTAATGCCATTTCCTGTCATTTATGAATATTTGGTTAATCAAAATAAGATTAATGGCTGTAAAAATTAATGTATTACCACACTATATGAAATGATGTTTTAGTCTTCTTTTCAATGACATGAAGATGTCCCTGTGACACTAGATCATCAATTATTTTTGACCTATGTAAAAACTCATTGGAAAAATAAATTTTCTGAGCCATGGATGACATTTCTGATGTCATTGTGATTTCTTCATGAGGTCACTTatcatatgatataatatgatggATGATGATAATCTAACAGTATAAACTTAAGgttgtctgttgttttttttaccatgacTTTTGACCAGTCAGCCCCTGATGATAACTaatgctgccctctgctggactcGGGTGAACCGCAATGCACCCCTTCAGTGTGTACTCTGCTGTAATTTCAGCAGGACAATCAACTCATTTCAAATCAGAGCAACAGGCTAGTTTACAGGGATGCCTGGATCTTCTGGTGCGTGTGTCCTGAAGAGTTTCCCAGAGAGCTGTGAACGCCTCACGCACCAGAGCATTACACACTGTGAAGGGCTCTGCTGAAGGCTTCACCCTGGATATTGAGTCATGAATATTTCATGCTTCATACCTTTACTCTCTACATGTGTCTGCCAGCAAAGTCTGCTGGTTCCCTTCCCCTTGCCACATGCAAagtgcagacacacaggaggGAGGTGTGTGACAGTTTGTTTATGCAGTGACATCAGAGGGACAATCCAGCCTGCCTCAGCATGACTGTAATACATGAAAGGCCACGGCGGCAGTGCAGCGCGGAGAAGGTGACTTGTGTTAGTTCACATGCTGTTTATCagtaagaaaaaggaaaatgtgagGGTGTCGGCCAGCGAGTCACCTGACATACAAACAGGTGCTGTACAAAGGATTCACGTGCTGCACGTCTGAGTCTTTGCCTCCAGCTCAGTGTGGAGCAAGTGGAGCTTCCAAGACCATTCGTTTGTGCTCGCATGCTTCAGAACCCTCGACTTATTTTACCACAAAACTAACATGGCGTCTAAAGTTCAGATCACACTTCTCATTACAGTTGAGTTATTAAGACTTCCATGTGCGTGCATTGAGGATTTGCACGAGTGGaagctttgatttaattatcGGCTTCACACGCCATCCATCTGTGCTCGGGAAGGTTTGTCCTATTAGACATGTGAAGGTAACATATGCTGCGGTGCTGTCACATGGCTCGGTATGTTCACACCCACGCCCTGATTGGGTAAACATCAGTTCTGAGTTGTACTACAAACCTGGTTTTGCCCTCGGGCAGCGTTCTCAACATACTGTTAATGAGCTGTCTCGTTTGAATTTCAGTTGTTGCTttgcaataaataaatgttgcgTCTTTTATGGATATATATACATGGCACTTCACTGATGTTATTTGACTTTAGGGAGCCCCAATTATGCTCCATTTTAAAAGGTAATATGTCATAGCTCTAGTCGTATATTGAAGCTCCTCTCATTCTCCAGTTAGGATCTGACCTAATTTCAATGACAACTCTCAACTGAGCTGGCCTTGAGCAAAACCCTACAAATTTAGCCATTGCCCTTCCACATAGGCAGCAATTTAGTAACCATAATTATTAATGAGAATTATTTGAATCTTTTTTTGTAATACACTTCGAGACAGTGTAACCAGCAGGAGGCAGTGTGTGGTGCTTTGCTTCTCTGTACAGGCAGATGTGTAACTTCCTCATTGTGTTGAGCAGGGCTGAAGAAACACCTGTCACCTCCCCCACTCCTTTCTCCAGGTCAGTGACTATATCTCATCAATGAATTTAGGAATTTTTCCTTTGCGGTGCTTTTGAGCCAAAAAGGCACAGTTACGCAACTCGTCATGGAGGTAAAGAATCCCCAAATGTTACAGTTTTTGACTCCAGCTAATTTAATTTCCACCACATGCTACTTTTTCCTCAGTGTTATGGTTCTTTCTAGATAACTGTTTAGTATCAAACAATTTGTAAGGTGAAGTCCTCAGCAAATGCAGTTTTACTGAACTGAGCCTTTACTGTGCTGCTCTTTCAGGTTTTCTCACCTCGAATCAGGggaaataaattgaaaataatcaaagatgttttcattcaggtAGTCAAGTACATGTTAAACTGTGTCAGTCAAAGGATCGAAGATTGACGGTGTATTCGCACGCTCTCCTATTTCCCATTATGTGAAGCTGTGGAAAACTttggtgtgttcatgtgttctgatGTTGGAATTTGGAAAAAACAGGGACGCTGTAAACAAAGTGTGGAAATGTATTCATCAATGTGGGAGAATTTAGACAACACTTTTTATCAGATACATTTTTGATGTCATATTCTGAAGCAAAAAAGCATTGGAAAGGTTATTTTTGAAAGTtcaaaatctaataaaaaaggTTTTGCATGAAACAAAGGTATGTAGCAGACAAGCTCCCTGTGTGAACTACCGACATGCGTGAGACGCGGCAGATCAGTGATGCAGCCAAGGCTTCCGTAATGTTTTGATTTCTGAAAAAAGATTTCCATCTCTGCTAACATTATTCCCAGACACATTTTTAGCGATTCAAATTTATTACTCTTTTCCAAGTGCATCAGTTTGTTTACCAGGGTTGAAACCTTAAAAAACCTCATCAGAAAACTGGTGCATGTATGAGTATAAAAAGTTCTGAAACATTTCAACATGGTCTCACGAAACGGTTCGTAAGATATCTTACTAAAGACGCAATGTACAAATATCCGTACAGATATGACGAAATGCTCCAAACGACCAGTGCGCCTGCGCAGACCTCTGCCGTGCTCTCGCTCTGCGGTGCTCTGATAAAGCaacatggcggagattgctGTATTCTTTTTTGGAAAACGCTATGTTCAAGCAATGTTTctgtataaaaatgtgttttgaagatATTTATGGCGAGATATGTGTGTTccagtttcaatattttcattcagtgACCTTCTACGATGTTTGGTTTGTTAGTTATTCCGAAGAGTTTCTGTCGTATCTAAGAGGGTTGCTATGGACGCTTTTGTCGCTCCTTGCCGTCAAACCGGAACACTTTGTAAATTGCCCCCGTTACGTTACTATCTTTTCATATAGTGCAAGGCATCGGTAGAAGGACACACAAGATGTGTATTCAATCAGGACAAAatgcctttttattttcctcgcCCCGTAAATTCCTCGCTCTACAGCACATAACCACGTCCGTAACAAGAGCCGTGCGCCGGACGTCGCGTCATTCtccttcgccccccccccccccccccccccccccactgcctcGCGCCGGATGTTGAGTCATTCTTCTCCTTCACCTACCGCACCTTACCTGTCCCTTGCTCCTAACTCCGACCTCAACCAAGTCctttatagataaaaaaaacggctcttttaagagccaacATCTGTCCTTtgtcctctctctttgtgtgagacagtgtgtctcatttgtttgtatgtgtttgtgtgtggtttttatttgtctccCTGTAAGACCTGTTACCCCAATTTCAGTGGCATACTAAGTCTCTGGTAAGTAGTGTCGTGGCTTGTTTAGGCAATATGTCATCACTACAGGAGGCAGAGGCTCATCttgaagagatggagaaggcAGCACTATCTATGATCAAGGAGCTCAACGCAACTCTGGTATTGTAACACTTTCGATACACTTTccattttcctgttttcattaaAGAATTTGCTATGCCAGTCTatatggttttattttctttaattcgATTTTTGTCCTTCTTAGTCAcctaagaaaaagagaaaatcaaaaccaaaaccaaaacctTTGGTTCGATGGAGGAAACGGGACAAAGACGGCAACATTGTTCCCCTAAGACGCAAGTCCCCCTCATCAAACTCATGTGGTTAGTTCAATACTCGAATTGGCATGCTAGACAAACTATTTGCTGAGAAAAAATTGCTGGTGATTGTTGTGAAATATTGCACAATAACAAAGGTATGCCATAATTAAGCAGAGTATCTTCTAACGCAAACAGAAGTGTTTACATCTCAATACAACCTAAACatcctctcctcactcttcaACAAATGCGACCAAGGGCCACACTTTGGCTTGGTATGAAATACTGaaacattgtatttattttttatcagggACCATTcacattaacaaacacattttaactcCGCTATTTCCAAGAGTACCATTAATATACTGTACTGTGAACTCTGCCATAATGTCTGTCTATGTTTTGTTGTCATATACTATGACAACTGAAATAGTAACCTGACCAAACCTATAAATAGCAAAGAGATCCACAGACAAGGGCAGTTCCATTGAGAACTAATAAGATTAGTAGTGATTGACATTAAAACTGCAATGAAATGTTGGCATACTTCACATTAAACTTTCTCTTCTTAGCGAAACGGGTCAGATCATCCACTCCCAGTGTTCCTGAGGGGGTTTCTGTACAGATGCCCGATGACCAAGAGGAAGGACTTGGTAAGTGATGATAGtttctatatttttatttctgtgccaTGTTTGATTGGCAAACAAATTTGATGGCCCAGCCCATACTTTTCCTTATATACACcattttctctttctgaaaCAGAGAATGCACTAAAAGAACTTGAGAGTCTTCTCAGTGTTTCACACGATGACACCGATGTCGTTATTGATGCCAGCACACCAACAACAGCCAGCGACTGGAAGACTCGAAACATCTTCTCGTCAGAGAGATGGAAGGAAGCCAGACAACAGCTTGTGGACAATATGCTCAGAGCAAACTGCATCAAACCACAGCTCTGTCAGAGATGCTTAAAGAAGGATGCCACAATCAGATGCGCTGAATGCATGCCCATGCAATACTACTGCTGTGATTGTGACATTAGCCATCATCAGTCCCAAGCACTTCACAATCGGGCATCCAGGATTCATGGCTTCCACAAGCCACTGCCGCCAACAGTTGTGGTGAAAGATGATGCTGACGGGCACTATTCTCATCACATATgtggtaaataaatatattttcttttctttttaaaaacacaaatctatttatttatgtttttaatctctTTTCCCTTAGTAAGAATATTGCCAATGGAAATGCCAGACCATATTTGTGAATGCCCTCCAGAGAGTCTAAATGTTGTTCCAGGGAGACCTATAGTCTTCATAAACATGAAAGGTAACTCATTAGCATGAACATTCCATACTGTCAGACAAGTTTAGGCTTTTGAGCACCTTTTCTTTATATTCTTATCAGAGAATAtaacaagttttgttttttaccaagGGCGATATGATCTGAACCTCCCAGAGCTGCGGTGTGGAAGCTGCTGTGCTAGCTGGAAACCAGAGCTCAAAGATGTACAAGTTAGCGGCTACTGGCCGGCCACAATAAGTTTTTACACACTTTATGATGTAGCCATATTTCAAGGGTTCAAAGAAATGAAGCTGGTTGCTCCAGGGAATTCTCGCTTGAGCTTCATGAGAATGCTCGATGCACAAACAACAGAGTGTGGCAGGGTGGGTTGGCATATATTATATGTTTACAATATTTATCAATGTCTCCTTATAATTCTGCATACGTATAACTTAAATTGTAATGGATATTTCAACAGACTGGTAAAGTGTGTTCTGACACATTCTACAAGAGCTTCATGGAGTGGGTGATAAGCTCTTACGAGGTGAACAAATTGTGTTCAGAGCAGCCGTTCATCTGCCCAGCCTGTTGTCCACAAATGCTGGCTGTGTCCGTCGATGGAAACAGGAAGCACTACCGCTTCAAAAAGGATGGGTGGTGTGTCTATGTTTTTATGTTACATTGTCCTATCATGTCCATGTATCAGCTCTTTTTTGTTATGTCaagagtgtttgtgtaaattctTAAGCAATGCAAACTGTTATAGTGGGagccaaacaacaaaaaaaaacacttgagggATTCTTAACACATTCAACCTGTTGTGCTCAAGTGACGGAACCTTctatttgcatttaaattgttaatgttaacatattttatttcaatgcCTACAAATAATGAGCTTGTGAGTATCTATCAAGATACTCATAGATCCACATGTGGttgaaaatctgtgttttcctcAGATTAGGATTTCCCACAGCTGGGACTCCCAAATATAGATTACGTGACTGCTGAAGCAGCAGCCgcaatatttatgtatatttgtgtatttatgttaaaATGATCATATATTGCTATGTATGTTCTCTAGTACTGATGAAGCAGGTTACTTTGAGGGTGTAGTTCTCTGCAAAGATGATGAGGTGGCAGCCTTTGTGGAAGACATCCAAAGGAGGACCAAGCATGTAAGAGTGTCTGTTTTTAATCACATAATTTGTCATTGTACTTTGTATACTGCAAGCCCAATTTTATTTTAGATGAGTACTACCATTTGCAAAAGTATATCCTGCAAAATTACACCCAAAATTttcataaattaattaaaatgactaCTGTGACgatgttttgtcatttttaggTGCCAGGAAAGGGGGTTTGTGGCAGGTCTCAACTGAATGCAGCCAAAGAGACGAGTAAGAGGAGTAGCTCCAGCCTTGATGAGCAGGTATGTGTTGTAAGAGATTTCTCTTGGAATTACTATTTACCATACTAAGTCCCTAATAAACATGCTAATTCTGTTACAAACTTATGTAGATGGTATCAGACTTAATCTATATTATATTAAGATGTATGTCATTTTTGTGTGcgcagttttattttgttcctcagtaacattgtttttttagcAATTTCTTTGCTGGAAGGGTAGATAACTTTTCTACTATGCAGATAAATTATGTGAAATTAAGTGTACCATTGTTCGACAGGGTATAGAAGTAGCTGTGTGCCGACATGGGATTATTCTTCGTGCTCTGAATATGTTCAGGCAAGTTTGATAACCCTCTTACTAACATCTATTCCAAAAAGGTTTCACCCTTTCAGGACATATACTTGCTAACACCATAAACTCATCTATTAATCGTAAACCTAACTTCTGTCTTTTTGTCAGTTTATTATGTATTGTTGACATAATGCTGTGATGCAATCCTACAGGGGTGAGATCTTCGCTTATCCCATGTTCCTGCAGAAGGAAGTCTCTGCCATCAGTCCTCCAACCTTCTTTTGCATGGACGTTATTTGCAAATATTGGCCTTACATAAGCAGAATTTGTGAAGCCTACCCTGAATATCATCACCTCACTACCATGAAACCCTTTCTGTCTGTGCTCCATGCTAAAGCACACGGTATCAAGTGTGAGGTAATTTTAGACatcaatttcattttaatttgttaaattactTGTGGGGTTAACTAATATGCATGTAAACCACCTCAGGTTAAAGCTTAAACTACAcactttattcttattattattatctatattTAAATGTGCTGGATCACAGAGCCAAAACAACAGCGAATGTTTCTCTGGCCTTCTACTAATGGGATGCACGGTATCATCCTAAAATGATAGATAAAATGGGGAGGAGGAAATCAGGATGGAGCTGGTTCCACCTtgggagaggaggtggaaatgGTCAACTCCTTCCTCTCCAGGACTGCCATAAACACCAAGTTTATGGGAAAAGGAGGTTGGTTGCAGTTTCTGACTTATCTAATATAATATTTGCACATCCAGGCTAATCATTCAATAGCATTACACGACAATTAGCATAATTAAGAGTGTATCATTGATTGTATtgaaaaaatatgtttgttaCAGCCCGCACAGACATGCTGACTGTCCAGATCATGGACTGGAACAAAAGGAAGGTGAAAAACATGTGCAATACCTTATGCTCCAGATTTCATAAGgtaattgtcatttattttttaaaaggccACATTGCAATCTCAGTGAGGAATAGataatatttatattctctattttccccacagacacaaagggatcttcagagggagaggcagaacCTAGAGGCTATCAAGGAGGACCTGTCTTTGAATGATGAGACTGTGCGGCAGTGGGTCACAGATGTACAGGATTGGGCTGAACATGGTAGGTGTCTTAATATCTCCGTGCTCAAATAAGATCAGAAAACATACTTGGTAAGATTGCATTACACAATGTACATCAAATTACATTATTGCTTTGTGTTGTTCAGATTCACCAGCTGGCAGCAGTGATTCTCTCCTGgaagtgaggagaagaattgaGGAGAATTCACTGGGCCTGAGACAACGTAGAGCCCGTCTCTACAGTCATACAGGTACACACATTGTGGGATACATgaaatcttaaaaaaatgttttaacaatgaAATATTTCATTGTACCGCAGACACCAACTCAGGACGCTCTGTGATTCGCAGCCGCATGTGGAGGGAAAGGAACCAGCTTGAGGTCCATGTGGCTCAGCACGACGAGATGGTCCAGCCACAACAGCAAATTGGCGCTGTTGAAAATCTCTTAAATGCTGGCTACATCTTTCCGTGGCTGTTGCCGCCCAGTGGTATATTACCTATTTAATTATTTGTCATGATTCTGATTGAGGGTGTACCAGGTGCCAGCAGGTGAACTAATCATTGTGGACGATATAGACACAGCTTGATTGGTATTGTTGTAGCATATACATTGGTCAATGGTTTGCTACGTCCACCTGCCTTAACTTTTGGTGAATATGGGGAGAGAAGAGTCATAGGGAAAAATTATGAtcctattattttttaaataatgtatcccatttgttttttagttttaaatctgttttcctCAATGGTTTTTCCCCTTCCACCACTGTGAACTAATGCATGGAATTTTCATGGATGCATTTTTAGATGGCATTGATTTCCTTGCAAAAAAGAAGGTGTTTGACAATGTCATGCATGTGAAAAGACTTGAGGAGGAGGTCAAAATCCTTGCTACCGAAGTAAGGCAGCATTGGGAGTACCTCAAGAAAAGGGAGCTTGACTTGAGTGGTCTTTTAACCAGCATAGAGGGTAAGCATTGATCCACAAATTGTTAGGAGTTGTCTCTGTTTATGCACCATATCAAAATTTAAtcgtaatttttttttgtcttcatgaTTAAGGTAGCCACAGGAGTCTCTCCAAAGAAGGCCTTCAAGGTCTCCAGGGAGAGCTCAAGTGCAAATTGTTTCAGCAGCGTTCTCAACTTGCCTTAGTGAGGCAAAAGTACTTGGAGCTAATAAAGGCAGGGCTTCAAGGGTCAATGCTGGACCTTGTTTGGGGGGAAGAGCCTGAAGAGTCTGAGGAGCAAGCTTTAAGAAGTGCTAATGAAAGCTCCTCAGATGAGGAGGACATTGACATGCAGGTGattaatgacattttaacaTGGGACAGTAATCATAGATACTGTGATTAgttgaatattgttttaaacatttatgaGAAATGCATTTTTCTGTGGATCATACACATTGAACTAAATGCAAATTACCATGTATTTCCTTATATTTTCCTATATAGGGTCTTGACAGTGGACAGCAGATTCCAGAGGAGGACGTTGTTGACCCTTAGCAATCCTAAATACTGctgttaggtttagggttaaaTAGTTAAGTTTActttaagtgtttttaattgTCAGATCTGATAAAGCGGCATcagttg
The genomic region above belongs to Pleuronectes platessa chromosome 4, fPlePla1.1, whole genome shotgun sequence and contains:
- the LOC128438648 gene encoding uncharacterized protein LOC128438648, with translation MSSLQEAEAHLEEMEKAALSMIKELNATLSPKKKRKSKPKPKPLVRWRKRDKDGNIVPLRRKSPSSNSCAKRVRSSTPSVPEGVSVQMPDDQEEGLENALKELESLLSVSHDDTDVVIDASTPTTASDWKTRNIFSSERWKEARQQLVDNMLRANCIKPQLCQRCLKKDATIRCAECMPMQYYCCDCDISHHQSQALHNRASRIHGFHKPLPPTVVVKDDADGHYSHHICVRILPMEMPDHICECPPESLNVVPGRPIVFINMKGRYDLNLPELRCGSCCASWKPELKDVQVSGYWPATISFYTLYDVAIFQGFKEMKLVAPGNSRLSFMRMLDAQTTECGRTGKVCSDTFYKSFMEWVISSYEVNKLCSEQPFICPACCPQMLAVSVDGNRKHYRFKKDGCTDEAGYFEGVVLCKDDEVAAFVEDIQRRTKHVPGKGVCGRSQLNAAKETSKRSSSSLDEQGIEVAVCRHGIILRALNMFRGEIFAYPMFLQKEVSAISPPTFFCMDVICKYWPYISRICEAYPEYHHLTTMKPFLSVLHAKAHGIKCEIKWGGGNQDGAGSTLGEEVEMVNSFLSRTAINTKFMGKGARTDMLTVQIMDWNKRKVKNMCNTLCSRFHKTQRDLQRERQNLEAIKEDLSLNDETVRQWVTDVQDWAEHDSPAGSSDSLLEVRRRIEENSLGLRQRRARLYSHTDTNSGRSVIRSRMWRERNQLEVHVAQHDEMVQPQQQIGAVENLLNAGYIFPWLLPPSDGIDFLAKKKVFDNVMHVKRLEEEVKILATEVRQHWEYLKKRELDLSGLLTSIEGSHRSLSKEGLQGLQGELKCKLFQQRSQLALVRQKYLELIKAGLQGSMLDLVWGEEPEESEEQALRSANESSSDEEDIDMQGLDSGQQIPEEDVVDP